From Salmo salar chromosome ssa09, Ssal_v3.1, whole genome shotgun sequence:
cagtgtgtggggcccttcaaagtcctgaggaggataaacgaggtgtgttatcggttgcaactcccttcctattaccgtattaacccctcgtttcatgtgctctcctcaggccggtggtagctggtccccttcacgaagatgaggtgccggaggtccctccacccccctggacatcgggggtcccCGCTACAGCATACgggggccattctggactcgaggggcctgcagtacctcgtggactgggaggtacgcccggaggagaggtgctgggtgccggcggaggacgtcctggacccatctatgttgagggatttccaccacctccgtccgggatcgccctgcccctcgccctccgggtcgacctcgaggccgtgtcagcgcgctgcaggagccgcgcgtcaggagggggtactgtcacgattcccacccgacggtggcgcccctcctgctcgggtggcgctcggcggtcgtcatcaccggtctattagctgccaccgattccctttgcttttcccttttttttattttacacacctgtggtaaattagccATTAGAAGGGCTATTTAGGTTAGCTGGCCAGCTCCTTTTCGTGCAGGATTAATTGTTGTTTCCGACTGTCTTGTTCATGTTCGGCTTGGCATTGTCACACTttatttattcccctgtgtttgggaactttgattttctttctcaaagtgttattaaaagaacaacactccctgtgcccgttgcttcctgcgcctcattcctaatCACGACTACCAACGCCGTTACAGTGAGTAGGGAGATGACGAAGTCCACCCTTTCTTTGTCAGAGGTGAAGTCAGCGGGTGATGGTCTATGTACAGGTTACGCTACATGAAAAATCCTTGACATTTCCCTGGGGAGCGTCATATTTATTAGGCATGGATATAGAGGAGGATGAACGAGAGGAGGCTGTGGCACCTGATATGGCTGAAGAAGGAATGGACTGGTGAAGGAGGTCGCAGAGTTCATCGAGCCATTCCTCCTGTCGCGCTAGACGTAGCTGCAGCTCCGCTGAATCCATCTGTCGTGTTTGGTGAGGTattctgtaatgaacacgatatgagacagagagctggtttcaagcgccgagcgcagcaggtgtttattggaaAGGACcataggaggaggcaggtagctgggtccaggggcaggcagaaggtcctaCACGGTAGGTCCAAaatggcaacagtacaggcagggaataggcaaaaggtgtCGTGAGGGAGGCAGGCAAAAACGATCATACACGGGAGGCATGAAGGACAAGAAAAACAGAGCTCCGAAAGAAGTGTgtctcaaaacaaacaatacctcacagtgatggggtgcaaggaactgaactaaatagtgtgggatgatgacatgcaggtgtgtgaacaggtgattagaattccggtgattgggatctggagagtgagctggaaagtgggctgtgtTCCGGGGATCTATGTGTTTAGAAGTATGAGTTGACGCAGACGTTACAGTTTGGAAGGAaccagtggctaactgcaagcatggaaaagcaatcactagcctgctattcagtggagtggctgtgtggtcccaaatctgggattaagggtctcttttccaagtctaaaattataaacattcagcATTGGTCATGCTGTGAATGAAGCATGAGCCCTGACTGTGAAAATATCTTTTGAAACGgttatccaactcggaattgtaaatctggAACTCGGGTGTCTTTCTAAAGCTACGATCTGAagatcatgattcaaccttgtttttctgagttcccagttgtcttgaaagcaccataaatccagagaatgccagactttgataacaaaatttgcccacgaaggaccgccgcgccaccttcctgttcaagtgatcacagcacaacaaggcgagtccaaaaatgtcttgtatgctgctgcataaatgatgtaatatgccagggatatatgtatactgtatcaaagaaagtaatactaagtgtatgttgtgtagtaagctgttagtagtcaacatgcctcaccctaataatttagtCTATTTTCctctcttaattttgcctactgatctgacttggtggtgcacatgtagcctataaccagttttagagaaatgtaatcattgaatattgtaagagctttcattgtctgcttatatggccCCTTTatttagcctattgttctgacttggtctacagggagaacactgtaagaatggcccatgttctgaattgtgTCGTTGTACATTTCAAAGTGCGAAACAAATAGTTATAGCGAccacgtccgtcctagctcgctcatgtcttaatcgaaattacagattgcttCTTATCCGCTTTTCGTCCCCGTAAGCCATAGTTTATACATctaaattgtcattagaaaccatatttgtttaagcaagtcagccatatcaactatgttttttttaaagcagtaaatgaggctgaatgaactgttttgctgccagacaaggctccgttaatagccaggtgtagcagtggtaagatgttgggactgctgttgggactctgctgttgggacagctttatataggccctaacagtttgtgggcaccatttgtcaccgttatagtgcaattaatgtattgtttagtgttgtgttgtgttttactccaccaagatttacatgctaaaaatcGCCACTGGTGGTGATGTACATGTTTAAAAAGGCTGAGGccagcaggagagcagagagagaaagaggcaacaGAGGCCAGGTGTCTAGCTCTAGGTCACAAGGATCAGCCAGGAGAAAGTGAGTATAGGGCCATATAAATCGCTCAAGTTAACTCAGCCACaacaacacacattcacacacattcagTTAGGATGAGAGAATCACTTTTATGTAGTGAGGCATGGtaactatctctccctctctctctcctctctctctctctgggacaaACACAATCTGAAATTGTCTGAGCTCCCAAATGCGTTAGGGCTCACTCCACAGAGCTAACTGTTGCAATGGAAAAACAATGAGTGAGATAACAGAATACAAATGGGTGATAAGTGACAAGTGTCTAATTAAGTCTCAGAGATGGGAATAACTTATTCTTCCCTCTTAACTGTGGTATAAAACAAGGGTTTTTAAAGGCGACTGGAGAATCTGAATCAACCTGACAAACTATTTAAATCTTATTGTGGGTAATAATGTTCTGGGAGGCAACAATAGCCTTGCCGTTTGTCAAAAATAGTCTAGCTGGTTTTCATAGGATGAGAATAAAGaagaaacccgcacactgctcttgctagtgtcactgctctttattaagggatactagcaagagcagtgtgcaggtttcttaTTTTTTCTCATGTTATTCAATTCTTACCATGTGCCTGCaacaaagatagctcagatgtgcaagtgccttttgaatttttaaTCACTGGTTTTCATAGGATGAAATATTGTCATTAAAGGCAGTCAATTGGCCAAAACCagaggcagccattttgttgcattacctgCTTCAGTTGCAGGGGTTTGCAATGACCTTAGTTACCTCTGAAATGGGTAGAGCAGGACTGAATGGGAATCAATAAGACTGACAACACACTGCAGCCAATCAGATCTGGCAAGCAACACTGCAGCTTCACTCCTTAGAGAAATCATCTCAATGCAGGGAGGAGATAGCAGCCTCTCTATCCAATGTGCTCTCATCCGCAACCCAAAGACTGTAACTTATGCATTGTATTCTGTATCTGTTTGTGAAACCATATTAATCAAAGTGTTTCCCATCATTGTTAGAGTTGGACAGATAGAGTTACAAAGTCATTCTGAGGAATGTAATTATAGAAAAAAACAGTGTTGCAGTTTGGATGCCTATTCATCACTACTGAAATGCTTTGGTTTGAAGTGGCTCAAAATAAAAGGGCAAATTTGTCCATAACATATTATGATATGCATTATGAAGGTAATATATACTATTGAATGGGGTAAATTGCTTGCATATAAGCACAGGCTGATCATAACTGTAATCTATTCCAATAGCTGTCAATAACTACAACTATGATTAATGCTTCAACATTTCCTGAAAGTTATAAGTGGTCACATAAATGCATGATATTGATTGAACCAACCCCCTCATGGTAGTCTCACTTTATACGTCATCGGTAGGTCACTGATGGTAATCCCTTTGATCTTGGGAGGTTTCCTGTCAAGAAGTAATCAATCACCTATTATTGAAGACTTAGCACAAGCAAAACATCAATATAGGAAATTGGTTCGGCTTTGCACATGTTCATAGGcaaatataaatgttttattcaatTAATTTAATGATCAATCATTCTGTTCAATTTGAGAGAAACATTTTCAACACTTTTCAAACACTTGTAAAGGACGGTAATGGTGTTTTACTGCATTAAGTCGCTGTCCATGGTGTCGATATTGTTATCGCTCTAAATTGCATCGGTAAATTGATCATTTCTGGTATAACCTTTTTGCTAACTAATAATAGGGGAAATAATAATTAACATGGGTCATTGAACTGCTCCATAAGTTATATTTCCATGCATAGTAATGCTGCACGTTGGCTGGTTGAATTAGCAAATGCAGAGATGCATGTATAATTTTCTCTCTTATTCTAATGTTCAATGTTTGGAGGAAACTCTATATTCCCTCTGTGACAAGAGACAAATGATAAACACATCAACGTCAAGGACACATGAGCTATCCCAAAAATCCTAATGATAATCACCCCATTTCCTTTTTCTCCCTATGTGTGATCATTCCTCTGCTTTTCAAGCGGCCACCCACGAACCCCCCCACAAACAAGTAGTGTTTCACTTACATAGAGTATGAAGGGTTGAGACATGGCCCTCCCCCTCCGTTCGATCAATGGGCCAGTAAAAACAGTCGCTGCCTTGTTAGCGATAAAGCTTCTCCTATATAAAGGACAGCCGGTGAGACTAAGAATGCTGTGAGCGCCATCCACCCCgcacctgcaaacacacacacacaccactcctccACCTCGCACACCTTCCCTTCCATCTGCACACGCAACCCCTGGTCTGGCCGGATGAGTTACCACCCGGTGGACACGATAGGGAGTCCATTCAGGAGAAGTATGGATAGTAGGACCACCTACGGCCGCTCCACTGGCACCCCCTCCAGCGGGTTCCGTTCTCAGTCCTGGTCCCGGGCAAGCCCAGGCTCCACGATGACCTCCTCCTACAAGAGGAGCGTCAATATGCCGGTAGCCCGAGCGTACAGCTCCACAGTCCTCAGCTCCGCCGACAGCGTTGATTTCAATCAAACGAACGGAGACTACAAGCGCTCCAACGAGAAAGAGCAGCTCCAGGGGCTCAACGACCGCTTCGCCGGTTACATCGACAAGGTGCACTACCTGGAGCAGCAGAACAGCCAAATCGAAGAGGAGATCCAGACGCTGCGGCAGAAGCAGGTGTCGCCATCCCAGCTAGGCGATTTATACGACCAGGAACTCCAGGAGCTGCGCTCCATGCTGGAGCAGATTCACCACGATAAAGCGCAGATCCAGCTCGACACGGACCACGTCGAGGATGACATCCAGAGAATTAGGGACCGTTTCGACGAGGAAGCCCGCATCAGGGATGAGACGGAAGGCATCATCCGGGCGTTGAAAAAGATATGACCGACTCTGATTTGGTGAAGTCAGAGTTGGAGAAGAAAGTTCAGTCACTGCACGACGAGATTGCCTTTATCCGCAACAACCACGAGGAAGAGGTGGGCGACCTGTTCGCCCAGGTGCAGGCGTCGCAGGTGACCATGGAGAGGAAAGACATCCAGAAGACGGACATCACCGAGGCGCTCCGGGAGATCCGCACCCAGCTCGAGGGCCACTCCAACCAGAACCTGCAGCAGGTGGAGGACTGGTTCATGTGCCGCTATTCCAAGCTCACTGATGCTGCGGAACAAAACAAAGATGCAATCAAGTCCGCCCGTGATGAGATAGCAGACTACCGCCGCCAGCTCCAGTCCAAGACCGTGGAGTTAGAGTCCGTCCGTGGAACCAGGGAGTCACTGGAGAGGCAGTTGAATGACATCGAGGACCGACACAACAGCGACCTGTCCAGCCTGCAGGTATGATGAGACCCGCTGTAGGCATTATTTtcataaagagaagcaatgtagTGGAGAGAATAAATTATATAATAAGATATGTTTTTCGTTGATTTCAAATTGAGAATATTATCACGACACCTTTGAGGTTTTtattcttattttaaatgtaGGTCTACTTATAAGGAGAGTCCCCTACATttatagagagaaagacacacacttGCATTGTGTCCCCACATATTGTATTAGTTTGATTTTGAACGAACTAAATTGTTTTATTATGTGGGCCCTAAATGCATGCGTTTTAACTAGGCTATAAACTCTGCGCAATGGTGGTGTCTGCGCTTTTGCTTTAGACAGCCTAAATGGCACAATGCTGACATCTTATGGACACAGATGTAACATCTCCAAATGTTGGAGCATTAGGCTACGCATAAGCTGCGACACTTGGTGCACGTCAGGACATTATAGGGTTGGGAAGACATAATGCAGCAgactgttttttttgttattttttcgtTGCTGAGCCAGAGACTCGGGGCCCTTGAAACACAGTGCTGTTCACTGCGTCCGAATACATTATTTAACACAACAACAGTCCAACCTATCCAATTATTTGCACTTTCACTTTTCATAAATGAGACAGGAGGAGTTCACAATTTCAATTGTTATTGCAATATTTTATTGGAATCTCAAAGTGCTGtttcaaatgtaggcctatacaaGTTTAAATGTGCTTGTGAAGTAATTACCAGGATCACAAAATATGACATTGTATTTTTGATAGTTTTCTTATGATGTTTAGAAAGCAGTGTCCTTATGGAGAAATGTGTCATCCCTACACCAAAAAGAAATAACCAAGTATTATTTCAGGGTTCCATATAGGCATAAGAAATAATAGCTCTTAACCAGCTTGTGTCTCTCGGTCTTGTTCTCtgcaggagaccatccaccagcTGGATAATGAGCTCAAGGGCACGAAGTGGGAGATGGCGCGTCATCTGCGCGAGTACCAGGACCTGCTCAATGTCAAGATGGCCCTGGACATTGAGATAGCTGCATACAGGTACAATGCGACGACAGAGCGCTAATTAGGCCTAACATtgaaaaaacttttttttaaatatatgtttACTAATTTCAAAACAAAATAGTATATAAAGATCTCATTTATATATAGAAACTACATTTTTATATTAGGCCTACACTAAACTATATCTCATGTTCTACTGTTCTTGCAGGAAACTCCTAGAAGGTGAAGAGACCCACTTTAGCACTTTCCCTTACCGCCACACCGTTACCTCCTCTAAGAAGTCCAAGTATGAGCCTCCCAAACTGAAAGTCCAGCATAAGTTTGTCGAGGAGATCATCGAGGAGACCAGGGTAGAGGATGAGAAGGATGAGATGGACCAAGACCTGGCTGAGATCGCCCAGGAGCTTTCTGCCGCTCTGGAGACAGAGGCCACAGAtgaaggagaggatgagggagaagagggaggagaagaagcagagggagaagagggagaagggggagagggtgaATCAGAAGAGGTTGTAGCCTCCACTGATGCCCAAGTTAGCTCCAGCACACctgctgaggaggaagaggaggtcaaAGAAGGTGGTGATGAAGAGGAAGAGGGCGAaaaagaagaagaggatgagaaaggagaagagggtgAGGGTGACAAGGAAGATGATACAGAAGGTGGTgatgagggagaaggagagggggaattaGAGGAGACAGTCCTGTGCTCTAAAGCCCCAGAATCAAAGGCCTCTCCTGACAAAGAGAAGGGaagcggaggagaagaggagacaggagagggagaagaggagggagatgatCAAGATGAAGATGCAGGTAGTGACAAAGGATCCAAAGATGGAGATGATAAGGATGAGGAAGATGAGAAGAAAGGAAAGGATGAGAAAGAAGACAAAACAGATGAGAAGGCAGCTGTAGCCAAGACAGAGGCTCCCAAAACAGAAGCCCCCAAGAGTGAGGCCCCAAAAGTTGAGGTCCAGAAATCTGAGGCCCCAAAGCCCTCCAAGCCAGACTCCCTAAAAGCTGAATCCCCAAAGGCTGGGTCCCCCAAGTCTGAGTCACCAAAAGCTGGATCCCCCAAACATGAATCCCCCAAAGCTGTAACCCCCAAATCTGAATCTCCAAAACCTGGCTCCCCCAAatctgaatccccaaaacctgctggatccccaaatctgaatccccaaaacctgctggatccccccaaatctgaatccccaaaacctTCTGGATCCCCtaaaactgaatccccaaaacctgctggatcccctaaatctgaatccccaaaacctgctggatcccctaaatctgaatccccaaaacctgctggatcccctacttctgaatccccaaaacctgctggatcccctaaatctgaatccccaaaacctgctggatcccctacttctgaatccccaaaacctgctggatcccctaaatctgaatccccaaaacctgCTGGATCCCCTACTTCTGAATCCCCAAAACCTTCTGGATCCCCTAAatctgaatccccaaaacctgctggatcccctacttctgaatccccaaaacctgctggatcccctaaatctgaatccccaaaacctgCTGGCTCCCCCAAATCTGAATCCCCCAAACCTGCTGGCTCCCCAAATCTGAATCCCCAAAACTTACAGGATCCCCAAAatctgaatccccaaaacctACAGGATCCCCCAAATCTGAATCTCCCAAATTAGGATCCCCCAAGGCAGAGTCCCCCTAAGGGTGAGGCCCCCAAACCAGAAGCTCCAAAGTCAGAGGCCCCCAAGGCTGCAGAAGAGAAAGTAGACAAAAAGAGTGAttcagaagaagagaagaaggtaGAAAAGAAAGACGCGAGCCATGAACGGAGATGTGGAGAAGACTTCCCCAGAGGACAAGGACAAGAAGGATGAGGGGTGGGAAAGAGGCAGAGGAGAAGGATGTTATCTCAAATGGAGGGACGAGAGCCCCACTAAAGATGACCCCCGACCAGAAAGATGATCCAAAGGACCAGAAGGTGGTCATCACCCAAACAGTGGAGACCATCACCACTGGAGAGGACGGGCCAAAGCATGTCACCAAATCAGTCACTGTCACCGAGACTGTGAAGGAGTCTGAGGATTTGATGCAGGAGAAGACAGTCTCCAGCAAGAAGATGGAGAAACACTCTTCCCAGTCCGTCAAGGTGGTGACTGAAACTGAGTAACTGCGCTCCATCCAACCCACTCAGGAGGAACAAAGATGACACGACGACAAGCAATCAACCCAGAACTAACATAACAAAGAAATCATAGAGCTAGAGCGATGTAATAAAGATAACCACTCTCAAACATACAGAAAAGCAACGAGAGAAGCCATATGATGTGACAAAGCTAAAGTTTAAAAAATGCATGTTGAGAGAAAGCTTTAAAAGGGTTTTGCTGCGGATTATATCAGGGAAATGTGGTAGTGGGACAGATTATTAATTGTCTTTATTTTTTCCCCTGCAGTTCACGGGAGGGCTCACGGGTGGGGCGTCTGCATGCTAGCTCAGGGAGGGAGTCCCCTCCCGCTCTAACCTGTATGTATGGATGGAAGGGTTACAGTTTAGATGCATACTGTATGTGGGTGGGAGAGTGATAGAAATGTATGTTAATTCAAATGTTAATTCAAGAAGGGGTGCCTGGGTTGGAGGATCCACTTTAGAG
This genomic window contains:
- the LOC106566140 gene encoding LOW QUALITY PROTEIN: neurofilament medium polypeptide (The sequence of the model RefSeq protein was modified relative to this genomic sequence to represent the inferred CDS: inserted 1 base in 1 codon); its protein translation is MSYHPVDTIGSPFRRSMDSRTTYGRSTGTPSSGFRSQSWSRASPGSTMTSSYKRSVNMPVARAYSSTVLSSADSVDFNQTNGDYKRSNEKEQLQGLNDRFAGYIDKVHYLEQQNSQIEEEIQTLRQKQVSPSQLGDLYDQELQELRSMLEQIHHDKAQIQLDTDHVEDDIQRIRDRFDEEARIRDETEGIIRALXKDMTDSDLVKSELEKKVQSLHDEIAFIRNNHEEEVGDLFAQVQASQVTMERKDIQKTDITEALREIRTQLEGHSNQNLQQVEDWFMCRYSKLTDAAEQNKDAIKSARDEIADYRRQLQSKTVELESVRGTRESLERQLNDIEDRHNSDLSSLQETIHQLDNELKGTKWEMARHLREYQDLLNVKMALDIEIAAYRKLLEGEETHFSTFPYRHTVTSSKKSKYEPPKLKVQHKFVEEIIEETRVEDEKDEMDQDLAEIAQELSAALETEATDEGEDEGEEGGEEAEGEEGEGGEGESEEVVASTDAQVSSSTPAEEEEEVKEGGDEEEEGEKEEEDEKGEEGEGDKEDDTEGGDEGEGEGELEETVLCSKAPESKASPDKEKGSGGEEETGEGEEEGDDQDEDAGSDKGSKDGDDKDEEDEKKGKDEKEDKTDEKAAVAKTEAPKTEAPKSEAPKVEVQKSEAPKPSKPDSLKAESPKAGSPKSESPKAGSPKHESPKAVTPKSESPKPGSPKSESPKPAGSPNLNPQNLLDPPKSESPKPSGSPKTESPKPAGSPKSESPKPAGSPKSESPKPAGSPTSESPKPAGSPKSESPKPAGSPTSESPKPAGSPKSESPKPAGSPTSESPKPSGSPKSESPKPAGSPTSESPKPAGSPKSESPKPAGSPKSESPKPAGSPNLNPQNLQDPQNLNPQNLQDPPNLNLPN